The genomic region CGCACGCGCTCGAGGCCGCCGGCCGGAGCATCGTCCACATGGAGGTGGGCGAGCCCGACTTCGAGACGCCGCGGCCGGTGCTCGAGCGGGCGGCGCGGGTGACCGCCAAGGGGAGCGTGCCGTACACGCAGGCGCTGGGGCTGCCCGCGCTGCGCGAGGCGATCGCGCGCTTCTACGCCGAGCGGTACCACGTCGAGGTGGCGCCGGAGCGGATCGTGGTCACCGCCGGCGCCTCCGGCGCGCTGCTCCTCGCCATGGGCGTCCTCGTGAACCCGGGCGAGGAGGTGCTGATGGCCGACCCCTGCTACCCGTGCAACCGTCAGTTCATCCGGGTGATGGGGGGCGAGCCGCGCTGCCTGCCGGTCGGGCCGGAGACGCGCTGGCAGCCCACGGCCGAGCTCCTCGGGCGGCACTGGGGCGAGCGGACCGCGGCGGCGCTGGTGGCCTCTCCCGCCAACCCGACCGGCACCATGATCGATCACGCCGAGCTCGGCCGGATCGCGGCGCTGGTCGAGGCGCGCGGCGGCGTGCTCGTGGTGGACGAGATCTACCACGGGCTCACCTACGGCCTGGACGCGCGCACCGCGCTCGCGCTGTCGGACCGGGTGTTCGTGGTGAACAGCTTCTCCAAGTACTTCGACATGACCGGCTGGCGCCTCGGGTGG from Anaeromyxobacter paludicola harbors:
- a CDS encoding pyridoxal phosphate-dependent aminotransferase, producing the protein MTDRPASPARLAARMRAIEPFHAMDVLARAHALEAAGRSIVHMEVGEPDFETPRPVLERAARVTAKGSVPYTQALGLPALREAIARFYAERYHVEVAPERIVVTAGASGALLLAMGVLVNPGEEVLMADPCYPCNRQFIRVMGGEPRCLPVGPETRWQPTAELLGRHWGERTAAALVASPANPTGTMIDHAELGRIAALVEARGGVLVVDEIYHGLTYGLDARTALALSDRVFVVNSFSKYFDMTGWRLGWLVAPPEYVRELEKLQQNLFICPSTVAQQAALAAFEPATIDLLEGRRREFQARRDFLLPALRELGFGLPVVPEGAFYLYADCARFSSDSFAFALEILERAGVALTPGRDFGQHLPERHLRIAYTTSRPNLELAVERLRSFLASR